The genomic segment CGAGGAGTGCTGGGATGACGTATTTAGTTTGAAGATGGTTGGTCAAATCCGTTGTGAGATTTCTTGTTCTCCTTTGCCCGCATTTTGGGAGGCGTTCGGTGTCAGTGCTGCTCGATATCCAGCCAGAAGTACAGAAATGCCACATGTAAGAATAGGAATAGCAGGATAGAAGTTCGATATGAATGAGCGGCTCGCTTTGGTTCGATACTATGTCTGTTGTGCCCTCAACCGCGTTAACTTGCAGACGGGACATTTGAGGCCGAGTTTCAGAGCCGATGAAGGCAGTCTGTGATGGTCTGTGCTAAATTACCTAAGCCACATAAATGGCGACCAGGATAATGCCGAGGCCTACCCGACGGCATCCCCGCCAACGGACCGGAGCTAGACCGGGGTCGGAGCTGGGGAACCAAGTCGTCAACATCGATGATGCCGGTCTCGAACTTGTTCAACAACTTCCCCGCGAAAGCTTGTCCTCATTTCTTTTATGATTTTGTCTAAAGACCTAGACAATGGCTCCCTCATCACTTAGAATTTCCTCCCGGATAGTCTCCAGGGCTGCGCGGTCATGTCCGCAGTCCTCACGCCTTCCGACGGCGTGGCGTCGGTACTCATCGGTACCGAGCAATAAGCTGCCGCTTGAGGGGTATCGTGTGCTGGACATGACGAGAGTTTTGGCTGGAGTAAGCATCATTACTCCCGTACTTCAGAAATTGGATGCTAACATTGACTGATGTAGCCATACTGTACACAAATTCTGGGAGACTTGGGGTCAGATCTCACTCATCTTCTCATGCTAAGCAACTCGTACTGACGCCATTGAAGCGCCGAGGTGATAAAAGTCGAACATCCCGTTCGCGGCGACGACACTCGAGCATGGGGTCCTCCTTACGCAACCTACAAAGCCGGCTCCTCCAAAGAAGGACCCGGCGAATCGGCCTACTTCCTCGCAGTGAGTATTATCCAGTTACAGATATGAACCGAGCTAACTCATCCACACAAGGTGAACCGCAACAAGAAGTCACTAGGCCTCAACTTCCAACACCCCTCCGGCACAGAAATCCTCCACAAGCTCGTCTCACAATGCGACATCCTCGTAGAGAACTACCTCCCTGGCACTCTCAAAAAGTACAAAATGGACTACGACACCCTCCGCGCCATCAACCCAGGCCTCATCTACGCCTCCATCACGGGGTACGGCCAGACTGGCCCGTACTCGGACCGCGCGGGCTACGACGTCATGGTCGAGGCCGAGTTCGGGTTGATGCACATCACCGGCAGCCGCGACGGGGAACCCGTCAAGGTCGGCGTCGCTGTTACGGACCTCACGACGGGGTTGTATACGAGTAACAGTATCATGGCGGCGTTGCTTGCGAGGGGGCGGACGGGGAGGGGGCAGCATATTGATGTGGCGCTGAGTGATTGCCAGACGGCGACGTTGGCGAATATTGCGAGTAGTTGTCTGATTAGTGGGAAGAAGGATTCTGGACGATGGGGGACCGCGCATCGTAAGTTTCACTCTGGGCGTCTTGTTCACAATCATATGATCCTGACACTTTCGCCAGCCTCCATCGTGCCGTATAAATCCTTCAAGACAAAAGACGGTGATATCCTCTTCGGCGGCGGCAACGATCGACTCTACGGCATCCTCTGCCAGGGACTGAACAAACCAGAATGGCAGCACGACGCAAAATACGCGACAAACGCCCAGCGCGTCGCCAACCGCGTCGAGCTCGAGGCGCTCATCGAGCAAGTCACCGTCACCAAGACGACGGCGGAGTGGTTACGCGTGTTCGAAGGTAAGGGGATGCCGTACGCGGCGGTGAATGATGTGCAGGGCACGCTGGAGCACGAGCATACGAAGGCGCGGAACATGGTTGTCGAGATGGAGCACGAGGAGTGCGGGCCGATTCGGATGGTGAATACGCCGGTCAAGTATTCGGAGAGCGAGCCGAGCGTGAGGAGCGTGCCGCCGACGTTGGGGCAGCATACTGATGAGGTTTTGGGGGGGCATCTTGGGTTCTCGGAGGAGAGGATTCGGGCTTTGAAGGGAGAGGGTGTGGTCGGGTAGGTGGGAACGGGTATCCGCTTGCAGTGCGGAACTTTCACTGCAACTTTTACCCTCCCAAAGGGGTTGGGTTGTGAATCTCGAAGAGGGACCATGCAATTGGTTCAGCAGCAGAACAATACCTAGAGTAAGGTGATGGAAGACTATAAATACGGGCGTGCATGGCGTGACCTGAGACCCGAGCCCACGCGCGAGCACTGCAATTTTAACCCCTCCAAAGGCCATTTGCATGACCAAAGAAGCGGATTTGATCGTTGATGTATGTTGTTGTAGTCGGCTAATCGGATGAAGATGCGTGCCTCCTCCTGAAGCTGCAATGACACGCACAGCATTTCACTGCAATCTTAATCCCTGGAAGGTGGGATGCTATGGGCGTTTTCGATCGCCTAAGCCTGTCTGTCCACTGCACTACAATGTAAACTTGAACCAGCCCCAAGGTCTTTTGCGCACAATGCCTAAGATGCAtcaaaataagaataagaagGAAGAAAAACCAAACGCGAGTCGAGAGTACCGCCATGTATTGTGCATGTAGCGCTTCTGAACTCCGTCTTTCCTGCCCCACCTTGATTGGCCTGGCTGACCGAGGGACTCCAAGGTGGGAAGGCACGTAGGGTGCGGGCATTCTCGGTGAGCTCGGTAGGTAATGCACGTGACATCCGCGACTCACAGTGGTCGCGTGTTTGATGGCATTTCTGCGGTTGACTTCCTGCGTACACAGCAAGCCGTCATTATTATTTTCTTTCTTCGAAACAGATACCCGTTGCCTCAAATTCTATTCCTCATTAATCGATGGGCCAGTCTTTTTAATTTGAGCTTCTGCATCCAGAAGCTGGAATATCTCGGCCTTTGCATCACCTTCTTGGTCTGCTAGCTTCACCAGCATTCGATAGCTCTCACAAGCCATCCACACCTTACACGCCTGCATCGCGGCACAAGCCGCACCTTTCAATCTCAACATGTCAGACCCATCGGCTTCAGACCTTATGGCAGTCGATGCAGACGCTACTGATGAGTTTCAATTCGGCGAAATTGATACCACAGTCGAAATGGAGGTCCTGCCCACGATGACCGTTCAAACACAGCCAGAAGATGTGCAAACAGCTCCCGTCGAAGCCGAATCTCACCTGCAGTTGCCTGCGCCGATTGCGCAAATAGAAATTGAGCCTGCGCCAATTGAGCATCGCCATGATGTACAGACACCGCCTCGTGTGTCAACTCCTCCGCCAGCTATTGAACAGCAGTCGTACCAGCCACAGTTCTCTCTTGCGACTTCACGATTCATCATGAGTCGTCACAGAGGCGCTACCCCGGCATCACCACCGCCCCATCTCGTCGCAactcctcctccccctccaACTCCTGAGGTCGCCCCAGAGGAAGTCGAAGATACACCTGTGGACTACTCGCACCTGCCTATGACCGTTTATCTCCCGTACGCAGAACCCCAATCAGTTCCGCCCAGCTCAGTACCATCTTCTGGAGCAAAGCGGAAGCGCGCGGCAGCGGAAGATGAGGCTTCCCGGAAATCCGCAAACATCCCCGCCTACCAGGAACCCGCAATCCTCAAGCGTCCCGTACCTAGACCGCCGGTGAAGAGGAAGCGCACCAAGGATGACGGCAGCGGAAACCCAATGTGCGTCAAGTGCAACCGCATCTCTGCCACAGACGGCAACCCCATCGTCCCCTGCGGCTGCGGCGAGGCCTGGCACCAGCTTTGTCATGACCCAGAGATCTCGGCAGACGCCCTGGGCGGCGGTTCCTCCAAGTTCAAGTGCGTCACCTGTAAGGAGGAGGACAAGCAGCAGGCCAAGTATCAGCGCGAACTTGCAAAGTACCGCGAGGCGAAGCAGGAGCAGTCGGAGTGGAAGAGGCACCACAACGAGGTGGAGAGGAAGCGCGAGAAGAAGCTTGCCACCCTACCACAGTTCCCTAAGCCGAGCCTCATTGGCTTTGAACGAGGCAGTGCCAGTGGCAGTGAGGTGAGTGTCATAGAGACAAGCAAGAACTTCAGACTCAAGCTGACGCGCTTGCAGAGACGAGAGTACTTTTCAGGTCTCAAGAGGAGCGATCTCCTCAATCTCCTCTTATTCAGCGAACAAATCCACCCCGGCCTTCTCGTAGACGTCCTCGCCTCTGTCTCCAAGAAGCACCCCGACCTGCCTCTCTTCAGCTCGCCAGATTGGGCTGAACCAAAAGTTGTACGTCTTCCGCCCTTACCTGCATCATCCTAAAGCACAAGGACTAATAAAATACAGCAACACCGAGAATCACAGCCCCGCCGCCAGCAAGACTACCGCCCGGCTTCCAAGCCCTCGAAGCAGCGGTCCAAAACAGGCGGCGTCCGCAAGATCCTCAAGACCGCACCCACCGGCGCAGCCGATCAAGCAGAGGCAGACGCCGAAGACTCGGAGGACGCACTCCCCGAATCCTGGCCTAAAGCCGGACATGGTCTCTACCAGCGGCTGAAGTCCGAGAAGGATGACCCGATGTTGTacgacgacaacgacgaGGAGGCGTTCAGTCACTTCATGGTTGACAAGTACGGGAAGCAGATTATGGAGCCTCTTGCGGGTTAGCAGCCCGGCAATCCTCAGTATGAGAGCTTCGACAAAGAACAGCGGGACAAGGCACTGGGATTTCTGCACAAAAAGTTGGCGGGCATTACAGATGGCGCTGCACGTGCGGCGGCAACTCCTGGGGACGTTGATGCGCAGATGGTGGACTTGACAGGCGAGTCCGATACGGAAGCAGGCTAGCCACCTGCGTCTACCACGCCCAAGGCTGATACCCCCGAGACCACGACGAAGGGACGGCAGACGAAGCGAAGTAAACAGGCTGGCACAGTCGTCGCTGACGAGACCTACTCTACATCCAAAGAGATGGCTCACATGAAGCCATGGCACCTGTAAAAGGACCCGAAATAAACGCAGAGGTCTAGGCAGGGAACATTCGATAGGTGTAGGATTGTTACAAATGTCGAGATAGAAGGAAGTCTTTGTAGAATTGATACCCGCAGCCTGACTGCATTACATCAGCAACATCGTCTCATTCCTATGGTGCTTCTAAGTGCTTCCTAGAGAGGCAGTTTGAAAGCATGTGATGTAGCTGTCTTTGATATGTTGGAGTTGGAACTTCAAAGTATTTGATGTAGCTGTCCTTGAGCGTTGAATTTGACGTACTAAGACTCACTGCGCGCTGATATACCCTCACGACTCAGTTCACATAACACCTTTCATTATCAGTGCATAAAAATGGAATGATGTGCTGCAACAGACGACGTCTGACATACGTCCGTCTATCATTCATGCTCCCTGGAGAGAAATCAGACGAATTGAGGTAGATACTCGGCAAGACGAACCGAAGTCGCCATCAGACGGACACGTCGTCCTATATGCCACGTCACATTTTAGatgcaaaaaaaaaagtaatagttgGCATTTGATATTGATTATCATTAACTAATGTAGGTTTCTTTTCGTGGCTGTAACTATGCTATGCCAGGTATCTCGTTTTCCAACCCTCGTACTCCCGACGATCGTCATGCAGGCCTCATAAATGCAGGCGGAGGTGGCGTGAATCCTCGTTTCCCATCCCATTCCCCGGCCCCGTCCCACTCGCGACGGAGTTGACGCTCGCGCTCACGCTGTTCTTGACTCTTCTCACGCCCATCCTCACAGGTAACCCAACCCTCTCCCTACCGACATCACCGCCGTCGCCCTCCTCAACAGGCCTCGCAGCCTCGAGATCGACGACACCAATCCGCTCGGGGCGCTCTCCACCCGCACTCCCAAGTCTCATCGCGCTCCCACCAGGCGACATCCTCCCTCTAATCCCCCTCCTTCTCCCATTCTCATTCCCAAACACCTGTCTCGCCTTCTCCCCGTACCTCTTGACCTCCTTGCCCAGCCAATGCCGACACAGTAATACAAAAAGCAAGTCCCAGAGCCCGATGCCCCAGAGGAACATGTACGCCAGCACGCGGCCATAGCTGTCGGACATACCCCAGTACGTGAACCCGCGCGCAAAGACGTCACCGAGGGAGATATAGACCCAGAAGATTGCGATGAGGGAGGCGCCTAGGACGAGGCGGATGAGGAGGGTCCAGCCTGGCCAGGGGTCGTGAGCGTGGACTATTGAGCGGGCGTCGAGGAGAATGTCTGTGGAGAGGATCGCGATCAGAGCAATGGCGGCGGGGCTATTTATCACGGTCAGTATGTATTGAATATCGCGTGGATAGTAGATGTGAGGAGATATGGCGACGAACCCTGCGGGATATGTCAAAGGAAACGAGACGTTGTAGAGGAACCACGACATGATCCATAAGAGTATCGATGCGGCGGCGACGTGCGCTACGTCATTGGCGATTTGGGCGCGGAGCAGCCATCGCTTGAACTGTCGCGCCTGTTGTGCGTTGGGACGGCGAGGTCTCCGGACTCGGGTCCGGCTTCGGGGCGGCGGGGGGATTGTGAGCGGCGGAGGACGGTGGGGGCGCTCCATTGTGTTGTGGTGGTGGCTATTATGGGTGTGTTTTTGCCCGCTGCACCACCAGAGATCTCGAGTTGGTTGAACAACAACACGATGGTCCGAGAGATCAAAGGCGGGCGAAAAGAGGTGAAGAGGATTGAGAGTTTGCGCAGGCGGTCTTCAGCATGATCCTTTCTCGGCGGTGACAAGTCCCGTTGTGTTTTTTCCCCTTCTTTTTTTCGTTTCTTTCCTTCCTTCCTCTGTTTCGACTAGTTTTCCGCTTGGAGATTGCCCAGCATGCCAGTGACGTTTTCTGTTATGAGAAGATGGGGACACCAAATGAGATTCGATGGGGAAAATATGTCAAAAGGGTAAAGGCGCAAAAAGCGAGGAACGAAGAATAGAGAATAGGTACTAGTGACCGACGCGGCGGATGTCTCAGACGGGAAGTAAAGAAAGCGATAAGGCAAGTTCgggtagtaataagagtCGCAGTGTTGAACGATTATCGAAATGAGATAAACCTCGGGATTCTGGAACGTGGCATGAGATGACGCCGGGTGGGATGAGTGTTACTCTACGTGTTAGAGCGGGAGGGAGCGAAGGTTGGCGAGCAAGAGTCGTGACAGGTCCGAAGGTAAGAAGTAGACGCGGATTCGCAAAAGGTTCACGTCGCAGACGGGACGGTGTGTTGTTGAGTTTGTACTTTGATCTTTTCTTAAACCTGGGCTGAAGCCAATATTGGAGAGGTGGACGATTGGACGACCGTTTTCAGCCAAATCGGCGATCAATCATGTACGGGATGGGAcgagatgatgatgatgatgatgggtGCTGGGCCAGGGCAAGTCCGGACAAGGTTTGAGAAACACGAAAACGATAAAAAGCGCAGAAAACCCTTCGGCGAAGAAACAGATACAGCGACCGGCGAGGCGGTAATGGATCGATCGAGGCCTTCCGATGTATGTCTGGCGTTGGAAGATGTCGAAAAGAAGGAAAACAAGTCGAAAGAGACTCAGACTTCGGCCGGGCGAGCATCTGCGGGAGAACCTCGTGGTTTTGAGCCGGACGTCCCATGCGATGCAGATATCTCTTGGCTTCTTCTAGGGGGGCACCGGTCTCTCCAGAGTCCAAACCGAACCCGTGTGACCGTGTTGTTGGTGCAACGGAGCTGCGAGCTGCAACAGCACCGCGTCCCCGAATGCAGCATGCATCTTTTGGTCCTTGGTAACAGCCACTCAAAGCCAATGGGCCCTGCGCAGATCATACAGCTCCCCAACCCTATGCGTGCGCCCCCCTTGCACCGGCACTCGACGCCGTCCCGTGCAGTAGTCTGGTTTCCAGGGGCATCACGAAGTGCCACAACATTCGAACATGGACCGCCTCGTGCGGGGCCGCTCACCGGACTGTTCTTAGCTTCCACCATCTTTAGAAATAGCCCGTTGCGGCGCTGTCCAGTCGATGGTGGCCCCTGATGCCCTGGTGAGGCTCGGTCTGAAGTTTTGCCAAGCGCAACACTCTTCTTCGCTTCCGTGGGGTTTGTTACAAGGGGGCCCTGACTCTTGCCGTCTCTCCCAGGGGCCAGCAAACCAAGTTCTAACCGCCAGTGTCCATTCTCCGGTGGTTGTTTTCTGGCTCGGACGAGTCTCAGACCAGATGAACCTCGATCAATGTCCACGCCCCCGTCGGTGGCATCTTCCCAAAGCTTAGACAGAATGGCATTCGGACCGCCGCCCTGGACATCTTTAATTGTGTGCCGGGACCTGAACCCATCCGGATTCTTCGCAGCCTCGGGCCGACATAGGGAAGATAAGTCGATGATGGTTTCCCTGTGTGTCTTGGTCAGCGAAATGTTGCACAACGCCAATTGGTGTTTTCGACAAACCCTACTCGCCCATTTGGTAGTCGAAAATCATTTGAGTTGTCTCTCCACAGATCTGAGGAGTCATGTATGGCAGTTAATCCTTGCCAACGAAGCACAGCCTCTCTCCCTTCGAGACCTTCTCCATCCCATCTCTAAACAGCATGGAACCTGGAAACGAAACGTCGCTCTGCTTTCCGTGAAAGGCAATTCTGGATCCAGTCCGTTTCTGAAATTCATAGCGTGTATGCTATCGCTCTCAAACCATCGCAGCCGCACCATACTTGGCGACTGCTGAGCCAGGTCCTCCGGTACGCGGCATTGCAGCACGAGATCGAGTCGCGCAATCCTTTTCGTCCAAAGCTTTGGCATGATGCTTCATGATTTTGGCACCTGCCAGATAACTCTTGTCTTCGGCAAGCGACCCTGTTGGCTCGAACGTCCTAAAGCCCAGAGCAGACATTGTGGGAAATTCTCGATAATGCCATGTCCGATCTTGGAAGTATGCGCTGCAAGCCATCTCCGGCTGCCAATGCCTTTCGACAGTCGAATGCACACATCCAGAACCTGTCGTGGTAGGCAAGATGTAGCATGAACCTATTGACCATATACGTCAGATGGACGTTGCGAGGACCATCTGAAGCAGATTGCGAGGAACCGTCAAGCGGCGATGCCTAGACTAGAGCTGCAGAGGGTGCTGGGAGCTTACGACGATTGCAGAACCTTTCGCCGTTGACGCAGTTAGAGTCAGCATTGCCTCGGGGATCTTTGGAGCCTTTGCCTTTTGATGGCCGCATATGCCCTTGTCGCCATCGGGATCGTTTCTGGCACTGGTTAACAACCAGAGCAATGTACGTAATACGCCGCAGACGGCAGATCTATCCGCTGTGGATTCGTCGAAAGAGACCGGTCTATCATCAAGTTGGTGTATAATCTCTCAGGTGAGGCTTGAAACTCTAAATCGCGGTCAGGAAGGCCAACGGATCGATAGAAAGTAGGAAAGTGGGCGATGATTTTGAGTTCAGCAGTTGTGGAGGGAGGAACAGAGAGAGAAGTCGAGCTGCCTTTAGCCGGAAGATTTGAAGACCGAGGTCCTTTGAGGGTTCAGGAGAGAGAAGGAGCTGGTCGGGGTTTTCGTAACTTCCGGGGCGAGATTCGAGAAGGTGCGAGTGATCATATCGGCCCTGCCGGCGATGTGGGGCCGGTCCGAACGCCGAGAAGAAGCTTTCTCCTGGACGAAAGATGAACCTTAGGATTTTCCCTCTCTCCCAAGAGTTTCGAGAGCAGTCTCTGAGTTGGTCCAGATTCATTGCATGTTTTGAGCATCTTGTACCTGCCTCTTGACCGGTACTCGGTGCGCAAAGAAGCAAACCGCTAGTATTCGGCTTCACCGCCGGCGCTCAGCAATTTATCCGAACTACGTAGTCCGGAGCAGGAACTGTATGTGTTGGTATACACGTaggcaggtcagaccttttgggtcgcgactaggtcaataggtcagtataggtctattgcgtgtgtataggaggggaagatcgtgggcagagcccgcggtcccttagtaggtataggtaggtagaagggtccgtctgcacaggcccagactgcctacctactacccctacctaactacctaatagggccccttttctacctcgtaatctaatattagtagtcttctacttttataatagaaaaggctagaataggggctaggtcccccgctagtaagaactagtaatagaatctatagttaatcccctatttagaagtacctaaagctatatactaaaattttagtatagcttctattataattatttatatagaaatttTAATATCCCCTCCTTCCGATTACTTCCTAAtcctctaatatatataatctatatacttaaactcTTCGGAAATCGTCGaatttagcgtagttaaaaaagagctttttattagtctAACTACGCCCCGAACACGTGCATTTCTCTTTAAGCC from the Colletotrichum lupini chromosome 3, complete sequence genome contains:
- a CDS encoding CoA-transferase family III produces the protein MYGVLLTKSLNAVKEARTELRRRGNVRTIKWSRCTYSIFTQLANEEGAGDSPSTNSLHFHLRFYKLCLFFLTVILIMYRAKLTGSTIEEDSQPRLPELTSSTHVSEIARPCEVRGTRRLEKEKALRPETGRAGGCLNRHSILHGSNAISKHQQVSVPPIEHCFSSISSHICCVPILMGLGVVDSPVGILQRQILSDAHLKHLPFCILRLDNMMKTPHRKSKRAHEHLPLTALPSSEVINASIGRILGQSEGKVNFFGWRGGRRPPCLVQLPIREAAESRFRRLTIYNFHRCYRAGNKRKLILPSVPTLDGRTTLCQPFGRIDGTRAMPPLSPAPLLRAIISQRATDQLTASCGSSPDCIEVFCGWPVSGQYGFGQRILYYILLAVCVLARGEKWIRDVCIAAALILPAVAAVHGIVLAALHVNDAADMDIYGALQFCSIGILAVPLTVKKSETYFHEKGRNTVFVWTSLLLAGLVSLAVEFYRSNSIPCYQDNNGNPISSDPRKFPYGDSPLCGITCSQTDGPFSRLRQKAASEIFVVPRPNELRFGNAMFLAVACCVPAIISLISMRNKIVITDWIKRQNGPQKEKGNESDESKDLHRTFSGFLNLIEIFVFGGAALAILILGEINLWSPQMDYHTEPFGSVGQWGTIVATGLAIVGSFLIYLLDGINEAPKDPLSICGCEHCRLIYDRAREVDSESFQESEDGHADHIEHGLPPLTSTSTRGTQTTKQGPGHRRKVSAGLVKVGKWFGSTTEDPFGAPDYREKQWPEVPGERFRSSALKDTAEQYSTYREHEPQEPVSPGHHSGSEGGPATPRPISPISQESPLSPPPPSRARPRNNSEPVYSRSPSRRRPGSPSSPAGSPEGPRTRRRQTLEVPGQRHFLKMVGQIRCEISCSPLPAFWEAFGVSAARYPARSTEMPHTGHLRPSFRADEGSLPGSELGNQVVNIDDAGLELVQQLPRESLISSRIVSRAARSCPQSSRLPTAWRRYSSVPSNKLPLEGYRVLDMTRVLAGPYCTQILGDLGAEVIKVEHPVRGDDTRAWGPPYATYKAGSSKEGPGESAYFLAVNRNKKSLGLNFQHPSGTEILHKLVSQCDILVENYLPGTLKKYKMDYDTLRAINPGLIYASITGYGQTGPYSDRAGYDVMVEAEFGLMHITGSRDGEPVKVGVAVTDLTTGLYTSNSIMAALLARGRTGRGQHIDVALSDCQTATLANIASSCLISGKKDSGRWGTAHPSIVPYKSFKTKDGDILFGGGNDRLYGILCQGLNKPEWQHDAKYATNAQRVANRVELEALIEQVTVTKTTAEWLRVFEGKGMPYAAVNDVQGTLEHEHTKARNMVVEMEHEECGPIRMVNTPVKYSESEPSVRSVPPTLGQHTDEVLGGHLGFSEERIRALKGEDPSPRASTAILTPPKAICMTKEADLIVDHFTAILIPGRWDAMGVFDRLSLSVHCTTIASELRLSCPTLIGLADRGTPSGRVFDGISAVDFLRTQQAVIIIFFLRNRYPLPQILFLINRWASLFNLSFCIQKLEYLGLCITFLLSQAIHTLHACIAAQAAPFNLNMSDPSASDLMAVDADATDEFQFGEIDTTVEMEVLPTMTVQTQPEDVQTAPVEAESHLQLPAPIAQIEIEPAPIEHRHDVQTPPRVSTPPPAIEQQSYQPQFSLATSRFIMSRHRGATPASPPPHLVATPPPPPTPEVAPEEVEDTPVDYSHLPMTVYLPYAEPQSVPPSSVPSSGAKRKRAAAEDEASRKSANIPAYQEPAILKRPVPRPPVKRKRTKDDGSGNPMCVKCNRISATDGNPIVPCGCGEAWHQLCHDPEISADALGGGSSKFKCVTCKEEDKQQAKYQRELAKYREAKQEQSEWKRHHNEVERKREKKLATLPQFPKPSLIGFERGSASGSERREYFSGLKRSDLLNLLLFSEQIHPGLLVDVLASVSKKHPDLPLFSSPDWAEPKVQHRESQPRRQQDYRPASKPSKQRSKTGGVRKILKTAPTGAADQAEADAEDSEDALPESWPKAGHGLYQRLKSEKDDPMLYDDNDEEAFSHFMQPGNPQYESFDKEQRDKALGFLHKKLAGITDGAARAAATPGDVDAQMADTPETTTKGRQTKRSKQAGTVVADETYSTSKEMAHMKPWHL